Proteins from one Pseudomonadota bacterium genomic window:
- a CDS encoding CoA-binding protein, which yields MNLKRLFKPETMAVVGVSLTNESNPANVVYNKNRLRYPIKVFAVNGKGGAIRGETVYRRLQDVPANIDLVIIATKAEIVPSIISDCIEAKAGGAVIISGGFAETGAMDLQNRTVSIAKEGDFPFIGPNCLGIFASGHMDTFFIQGERLVIPERGRVAMVSQSGGILVDHMVKCAAEGVGVSLAVSIGNKAMIKELDMLRYFKDDPETDVIGFYLEGFGENEGREFVVAASECGKPVIVLKSGKTPRGTTAVKSHTASIAGDYEVFSSIMTQYGVVEAKDEFEMVAFAESLSCYQRSIQGKVAIITGSGGHGALATDACFLHGLSVPVLSPSAQAELHSLVSPTIQEISSFANPIDLTGSATDSDFMEVVRSVSRNDGIECIIVLLLPYLPRITMDLGAQISLLYQQEGKPIVAYVPHVDKYRMLVEGFMLNKIPVADSIEDAVHMAEAMRRYKSC from the coding sequence GTGAATCTCAAACGGTTATTCAAACCCGAAACAATGGCAGTGGTGGGTGTTTCTCTCACCAACGAGTCAAATCCGGCAAATGTTGTATATAACAAAAACCGTCTTCGTTACCCCATCAAGGTCTTTGCTGTTAACGGAAAAGGTGGTGCCATCAGGGGTGAAACCGTATACAGGAGGTTGCAGGATGTCCCGGCAAATATAGATTTGGTAATTATTGCCACAAAAGCGGAGATCGTCCCCTCAATAATTTCAGACTGTATCGAAGCAAAGGCAGGAGGCGCCGTGATTATCTCCGGCGGGTTTGCTGAAACAGGAGCTATGGATTTGCAGAATAGGACAGTCTCAATAGCAAAAGAGGGGGATTTCCCGTTTATAGGGCCTAACTGTCTTGGAATCTTTGCCTCTGGCCATATGGACACTTTCTTCATACAAGGCGAGAGGCTGGTGATACCGGAACGGGGAAGAGTTGCCATGGTAAGCCAGAGCGGAGGTATTCTCGTGGATCATATGGTCAAGTGTGCTGCTGAAGGGGTTGGTGTGTCTCTGGCAGTGAGCATAGGCAATAAAGCAATGATAAAAGAACTGGATATGCTGAGATATTTCAAGGACGATCCTGAAACGGATGTGATTGGTTTTTATCTGGAAGGATTCGGTGAAAACGAAGGTCGTGAGTTTGTTGTTGCCGCTTCAGAATGTGGAAAACCAGTGATTGTCCTCAAATCCGGCAAAACCCCCAGAGGAACGACGGCTGTGAAAAGTCATACAGCATCTATCGCCGGCGATTATGAAGTCTTTTCTTCCATTATGACACAATATGGAGTGGTAGAAGCAAAGGATGAGTTTGAGATGGTTGCCTTTGCCGAGTCATTAAGCTGTTATCAAAGGTCAATTCAGGGAAAAGTTGCAATTATTACGGGTAGCGGCGGTCACGGTGCCCTGGCAACCGATGCATGCTTTTTACATGGACTTTCAGTACCTGTTTTGAGCCCGTCTGCCCAGGCGGAGCTTCATAGCCTTGTGTCGCCCACTATTCAGGAAATTTCTTCATTTGCCAATCCTATCGATCTTACAGGCAGTGCAACAGACAGTGATTTTATGGAAGTAGTACGTTCAGTAAGCAGAAACGACGGCATAGAATGCATTATTGTACTTCTACTCCCTTACCTGCCCAGGATAACGATGGATCTGGGAGCACAAATAAGTCTTCTTTACCAGCAGGAGGGGAAGCCTATCGTTGCTTACGTGCCTCATGTGGATAAATACAGGATGCTTGTTGAAGGTTTCATGCTGAATAAGATTCCCGTTGCTGATTCCATAGAAGACGCGGTGCACATGGCTGAAGCCATGAGGAGGTACAAATCATGTTGA
- a CDS encoding acetate--CoA ligase family protein, with amino-acid sequence MLRDNIREILSEAKERGWVMEPQAKGLLRLAGVDVPRFLFTADVAEAIRFADEIKYPVVAKVVSPDIIHKSDASGVVLGIPDDKRLGEVFAEMGKIKGFQGIIVEEVLKGIEMIVGMKMDKQFGPVILLGMGGTAVEIYKDVTLRMAPLREHDTESMMMCLTARPLLEGYRGSEGVNVDELKRMLLAFSSLIMEFEKEVESVDLNPVICNASRCVVADARIMLTKS; translated from the coding sequence ATGTTGAGAGACAATATCCGGGAAATATTATCTGAGGCGAAAGAACGGGGCTGGGTCATGGAGCCGCAGGCAAAGGGTTTGCTTCGTCTTGCGGGTGTGGATGTACCGCGTTTCCTCTTTACAGCGGATGTAGCTGAGGCAATACGGTTTGCCGATGAGATCAAATATCCTGTTGTGGCAAAGGTGGTTTCACCCGATATTATCCATAAATCGGATGCTTCAGGGGTTGTTTTGGGCATACCGGACGATAAAAGACTTGGAGAGGTCTTCGCAGAGATGGGCAAAATCAAAGGGTTTCAAGGTATTATTGTCGAAGAAGTACTTAAAGGCATTGAGATGATTGTAGGAATGAAGATGGATAAACAGTTCGGACCCGTTATCCTCCTTGGTATGGGAGGTACGGCTGTCGAGATATATAAAGATGTAACGCTCAGGATGGCGCCGCTCCGCGAGCATGATACGGAATCTATGATGATGTGCCTTACGGCAAGACCGCTTTTAGAAGGATACAGGGGATCCGAAGGAGTGAATGTTGATGAACTCAAAAGGATGCTCCTGGCGTTTTCAAGTCTCATCATGGAATTTGAGAAAGAGGTGGAATCAGTAGATCTGAACCCTGTTATATGCAATGCTTCCCGATGTGTCGTCGCAGATGCACGGATCATGCTCACAAAGTCATAA
- a CDS encoding nitronate monooxygenase, producing MENNNIRQTLPSLKIKGKTITSPIIQGGMGVGVSLAPLASAVAREGGIGIISSAALDRLVSRRTGKTMNTYEAAYEEISLAKSTSGFVGINIMVALQQDYEASVTGAIDAHADVIISGAGLPLNLPVIKDPGDTALIPIVSSARALELICKKWERVGYRPDAVVLEGPLAGGHLGFRFDQLGLESNRLENLFPSVKEAAMQHGGFPVIVAGGIYTHDDIVKFIRMGADGVQMGTRFLVTDESSATQAYKQAVIEATKEDILIAEKPGSPCGLPFVVIKSSPMFLSTLNGKRKPKCDKGYVLTRDKNGQYTQCNAQTDNKGYFCICNGLLSSAGDCPQEEPLYTVGLNGYRIDKTTNVKELMDELKGIK from the coding sequence ATGGAAAATAACAATATAAGACAGACATTGCCGTCATTAAAAATAAAAGGTAAAACCATAACATCACCTATAATCCAGGGTGGAATGGGAGTGGGTGTATCACTTGCGCCCCTTGCAAGTGCAGTTGCCAGGGAAGGTGGCATAGGCATTATCTCAAGCGCTGCCCTCGATAGACTTGTCTCTAGAAGAACCGGTAAGACCATGAATACATACGAAGCCGCTTATGAAGAAATATCACTTGCAAAATCAACATCAGGTTTTGTCGGTATTAATATCATGGTTGCCCTTCAGCAAGATTATGAAGCTTCTGTTACAGGAGCCATTGATGCACATGCAGATGTAATTATTTCCGGTGCAGGTCTCCCTCTTAATCTCCCGGTCATCAAGGATCCTGGGGACACTGCTCTTATACCTATTGTGTCGTCTGCAAGGGCCCTTGAATTAATATGTAAAAAATGGGAAAGGGTGGGCTATAGACCTGACGCTGTCGTCCTTGAAGGGCCGCTTGCAGGAGGGCATCTCGGGTTCAGATTTGACCAGTTAGGTCTTGAATCAAACAGATTGGAAAATCTATTTCCCTCTGTCAAAGAGGCAGCCATGCAACATGGTGGATTTCCTGTCATAGTCGCAGGTGGTATCTATACACATGATGATATTGTAAAGTTTATAAGGATGGGTGCGGACGGGGTACAGATGGGTACACGCTTTCTTGTGACAGATGAAAGCAGCGCAACGCAGGCATACAAACAGGCTGTTATTGAAGCAACAAAAGAGGATATACTCATAGCAGAAAAACCCGGCTCCCCCTGTGGCTTACCTTTTGTAGTTATAAAGAGTTCCCCCATGTTCCTTTCCACACTTAATGGAAAGAGAAAACCTAAGTGTGATAAAGGATATGTACTTACCAGAGATAAAAACGGCCAATATACACAATGTAATGCACAAACAGATAATAAAGGATATTTCTGCATATGCAATGGCCTTCTCAGTTCAGCAGGTGACTGTCCCCAGGAAGAACCGCTCTACACAGTGGGTCTGAATGGTTATAGGATTGACAAAACTACAAACGTAAAGGAATTAATGGATGAGTTAAAGGGCATTAAGTAA